One stretch of Planococcus sp. PAMC 21323 DNA includes these proteins:
- a CDS encoding peptidoglycan D,D-transpeptidase FtsI family protein: MKPPQKRRISLARVKLQSNTVFRMNVLFFTIFLLFSLLILRLGFLQIVKGEDYARAIARTEEVPVNTSVPRGRIFDSQGRIQVGNKPVNAITYTAMQTTKREEMMTVARELAKMIEKNIDKVTLRDKQDFYIQLNTESATKKVTEEERAAIASEDITEKEKQRKLDALVREKITDEELASLSAEDLEVLAIYREMTSGYALSPQMIKNEDVTDEEFARVSERLTDPKLKGINTVTDWKRIKSSDLTILGSTTTPETGIPATKLDYYLARDYSRNDRIGVSFLEQQYEEVLQGQKSVVKNVTDGRGSVIETIPVDEGKAGKDLVLSIDSELQSELEKIVEDKLLALKKLPKSELVKDAYLVMMNPKTGEVLSMVGKRLGEDEDGKQVIYDYAFGTFTASHEMGSTVKGATLLTGYAKNAVELNEVQIDEPIKLAGAKYKKSIFNTQPFNRIPMTDLMAIERSSNVYMFKIAMKIAGVEYQYNRGLYVAPETFAEMRNSYAQFGLGVKTGIDLPNEGTGYMGGTYPGAMLLDLAIGQYDTYTPMQLAQYISTIANDGYRMEPHVVKEIRSASTDGVTLGPIETIIEPKILNRINNTQEEIEQVQTGMRNVYIGSSGSARAQFSDAPYTAAGKTGTAEVYFNEKGHELTKEYAINIAHVGYAPFENPEIAYAVVIPYVTRDPENVPRANNEIARAAADKYFEIKSKEKVEESNLIKPPYSKTVEVEGE; this comes from the coding sequence ATGAAACCGCCTCAAAAAAGACGCATTTCACTTGCCAGAGTAAAATTGCAGTCAAATACTGTCTTTCGAATGAATGTCCTGTTTTTCACAATTTTCTTATTGTTTTCTTTGTTGATTTTACGTTTAGGTTTTCTTCAAATTGTTAAAGGAGAAGACTACGCGCGTGCAATCGCTAGAACTGAAGAAGTCCCAGTCAACACAAGTGTCCCAAGAGGACGCATATTTGACAGCCAGGGACGAATTCAAGTTGGCAACAAACCGGTCAATGCCATTACCTATACGGCGATGCAAACGACTAAAAGAGAAGAAATGATGACAGTGGCACGAGAATTAGCGAAGATGATCGAAAAAAACATTGATAAAGTGACGCTCCGGGATAAACAGGATTTTTATATACAATTAAATACAGAAAGTGCAACAAAAAAAGTGACAGAAGAAGAAAGAGCAGCTATTGCTTCTGAGGATATTACTGAAAAAGAAAAGCAACGAAAACTCGATGCTTTAGTAAGAGAAAAAATTACGGATGAGGAATTAGCAAGTTTATCTGCAGAAGACCTAGAAGTGCTAGCGATTTATCGCGAGATGACTTCAGGGTATGCACTGTCCCCTCAAATGATTAAAAATGAAGATGTGACAGATGAAGAATTTGCGCGTGTTTCAGAACGTTTAACAGACCCAAAACTAAAAGGTATAAATACAGTGACCGATTGGAAAAGGATCAAATCAAGTGATCTTACGATTTTAGGGAGCACAACGACACCTGAAACTGGAATTCCTGCCACGAAATTAGATTATTATTTAGCGCGTGATTATTCGAGAAATGATCGTATTGGTGTAAGCTTTTTAGAACAACAATACGAAGAAGTGCTACAAGGTCAAAAATCGGTAGTGAAAAATGTGACCGATGGCCGAGGAAGTGTTATCGAAACAATTCCTGTTGATGAAGGAAAAGCAGGGAAAGATTTGGTTTTATCGATAGATAGTGAGTTGCAAAGTGAATTAGAAAAAATTGTCGAAGATAAATTGCTAGCCCTCAAAAAACTGCCAAAGTCGGAACTTGTTAAGGACGCATATTTAGTTATGATGAATCCAAAGACCGGAGAAGTATTGTCGATGGTCGGTAAGCGACTTGGTGAAGATGAAGATGGCAAACAAGTGATTTATGATTATGCATTTGGTACATTCACGGCATCTCATGAAATGGGTTCAACGGTCAAAGGTGCGACTTTGTTAACGGGTTATGCCAAAAACGCAGTGGAATTAAATGAAGTTCAAATTGATGAGCCGATTAAACTCGCCGGTGCAAAATATAAAAAATCTATTTTTAATACGCAACCCTTTAACCGCATTCCTATGACAGATTTGATGGCGATCGAACGATCTTCAAACGTCTATATGTTTAAAATCGCAATGAAAATTGCGGGGGTCGAATATCAATATAATCGTGGGTTGTACGTAGCTCCTGAAACTTTTGCTGAAATGCGAAATTCATATGCTCAATTTGGTTTGGGTGTAAAAACCGGTATTGATTTGCCAAATGAAGGAACAGGTTATATGGGGGGTACTTACCCAGGTGCTATGCTCCTCGATTTAGCAATCGGACAATATGATACCTATACACCCATGCAGTTAGCTCAGTATATTTCAACAATCGCAAACGATGGTTACCGAATGGAACCTCACGTGGTTAAAGAAATTCGTAGTGCGTCAACAGATGGTGTGACACTGGGCCCAATTGAAACAATTATTGAGCCTAAAATTCTAAATCGCATTAATAATACACAAGAAGAAATTGAACAAGTTCAAACCGGTATGCGAAATGTGTATATTGGAAGTTCTGGTTCAGCTCGTGCGCAATTTAGCGATGCACCTTATACCGCTGCTGGAAAAACCGGTACTGCCGAAGTGTATTTCAATGAAAAAGGTCATGAACTGACAAAAGAATATGCGATTAATATTGCCCATGTTGGCTATGCACCCTTTGAAAATCCTGAAATTGCTTATGCAGTAGTAATTCCATATGTTACGAGAGATCCAGAAAATGTCCCAAGAGCGAACAATGAAATTGCTCGTGCGGCGGCAGACAAATATTTTGAGATAAAAAGTAAAGAAAAGGTAGAAGAATCGAATTTAATCAAACCGCCATACAGCAAAACAGTCGAAGTGGAAGGCGAATAA
- a CDS encoding PstS family phosphate ABC transporter substrate-binding protein: MRNWKFAMASTILGSALILGACGSTDTQETSSETAGEAVVEGTVSGDGSSTVAPIMEGIVEEYAGAQPDVQVTVGTSGTGGGFEKFIQGETDFSNASRPIKEEEAASLKEAGIDYTEFRLAYDGLSVVVSQENDWVEDLTVEDLKKLWVEDGATKKWSDINSEWPDEEVVFYAPGTDSGTFDYFNEVILEDEDLVSSATLSEDDNTLVQGIQADPNAIGFFGYAYYVANQDTLKVVSIDGVEPNDETIESGEYSPLSRPLFTYANNAALSDNEAAYDFMTYALENAGVMAEAVGYVALPQEEYDKDLADLEALK; encoded by the coding sequence ATGAGAAACTGGAAATTTGCAATGGCGTCAACAATTCTTGGGTCAGCTTTAATTCTGGGTGCATGTGGCAGCACGGATACACAAGAAACGAGTTCAGAAACAGCAGGAGAAGCAGTTGTTGAAGGAACGGTTTCTGGTGATGGATCATCTACTGTGGCACCAATTATGGAAGGCATTGTTGAAGAATATGCTGGAGCACAGCCGGATGTTCAAGTTACAGTCGGTACATCAGGTACTGGTGGTGGATTTGAAAAATTCATTCAAGGTGAAACAGATTTCTCGAATGCTTCTCGCCCTATAAAAGAAGAAGAAGCAGCAAGTCTTAAAGAAGCAGGAATTGACTATACAGAATTCCGATTGGCTTATGACGGATTATCAGTAGTTGTCAGTCAAGAAAATGACTGGGTAGAAGATTTAACAGTAGAAGATTTAAAAAAACTATGGGTAGAGGATGGCGCAACTAAAAAGTGGTCTGATATCAATTCAGAATGGCCAGATGAAGAAGTTGTCTTTTATGCACCTGGAACAGATTCAGGAACGTTCGATTATTTTAACGAAGTGATTCTAGAAGATGAAGATTTAGTTAGTTCAGCAACGCTTTCTGAAGACGACAATACATTAGTACAAGGTATACAAGCAGATCCAAATGCAATCGGGTTTTTCGGCTATGCCTATTACGTTGCAAACCAAGATACGTTAAAAGTTGTCTCAATTGATGGTGTCGAACCTAACGACGAAACGATCGAGTCAGGGGAATACTCGCCGCTATCACGTCCATTGTTCACATATGCTAATAATGCAGCACTTTCTGACAACGAAGCAGCCTACGATTTTATGACATACGCGCTTGAAAATGCAGGAGTTATGGCCGAAGCTGTTGGATATGTAGCTTTGCCTCAGGAAGAGTATGACAAAGACTTAGCAGATTTAGAGGCTTTGAAATAA
- the pstC gene encoding phosphate ABC transporter permease subunit PstC — MRPSVQEMIARSNGKKNKKVIEKLIPVILFLIASVSVLTSLGIVLTLIVETITFFTRVPFFDFIFGTTWLPFSNKDAQFGILPLIVGTLKVTVIAIVVAVPIGISAAIYLSEYASDNVRRVLKPVLEVLAGVPTIVYGFFALTFVTPVLQAVFPEIKIFNAISPGIVVGIMIIPMIASLSEDAMSSVPKSIREGALAMGSTKFEVAWKITVPAALSGIIASIVLAVSRAIGETMIVSLAAGSTPRFDGDFTGSIQTMTAYIVQVSKGDAGFGTTIYYSIYAVGFTLFVFTMTMNILAGYVSKRFREEY; from the coding sequence ATGCGACCATCTGTACAAGAAATGATCGCACGATCAAATGGAAAGAAAAACAAAAAGGTCATAGAAAAACTGATTCCTGTCATTCTTTTCTTGATCGCTTCGGTTTCAGTATTAACATCTCTCGGGATTGTTTTAACCTTAATTGTTGAAACTATCACTTTTTTCACACGTGTACCATTTTTTGATTTTATATTTGGCACCACTTGGCTGCCATTTTCAAATAAAGATGCTCAGTTTGGCATTTTGCCGTTAATAGTTGGGACATTAAAGGTCACGGTAATTGCTATCGTTGTAGCGGTACCAATTGGCATTTCTGCTGCTATTTATTTGAGTGAGTACGCAAGTGACAATGTGCGTCGTGTATTAAAACCAGTTCTAGAAGTATTAGCTGGAGTTCCAACAATTGTTTACGGTTTTTTCGCCTTAACATTTGTAACGCCTGTACTTCAAGCCGTATTCCCAGAAATTAAAATTTTCAACGCGATTTCTCCAGGAATTGTGGTCGGGATTATGATTATTCCAATGATCGCTTCTCTATCAGAAGATGCCATGTCATCTGTACCTAAAAGCATAAGAGAAGGTGCATTAGCAATGGGCTCTACTAAGTTTGAAGTGGCATGGAAAATCACAGTACCGGCTGCGCTTTCTGGAATTATTGCATCTATCGTACTTGCTGTATCGAGAGCCATTGGGGAAACGATGATCGTATCGCTTGCGGCTGGTTCTACACCAAGATTCGACGGCGACTTTACAGGGTCAATTCAAACAATGACAGCATATATCGTCCAAGTATCAAAAGGGGACGCAGGATTTGGTACAACGATTTATTATTCCATTTACGCAGTTGGATTTACGTTATTTGTTTTTACAATGACGATGAATATCCTTGCCGGCTACGTCTCAAAACGGTTTAGGGAGGAATATTGA
- the pstA gene encoding phosphate ABC transporter permease PstA: protein MRYIEHQTVVKRMNGRLIVNKVFKSIFLLATLLALLALVILLYRIVSQGAGHLSIEFLTNFASRFPEKAGIKAALVGSLWLMMVVAPTSIILGVGSAIYLEEYAKQNRITAFIRMNISNLAGVPSVVFGLLGLTIFVRALALGNSVLAAGFTMSLLILPVIVVSAQEAIRSVPRELRDASYGMGATKWQTIVKIILPAAIPGILTGSILALSRAIGETAPLIVIGVPVIIQFLPAGVMDTFTALPMQIYDWSSRPQQEFQTVAAAGIMVLMAVLLFMNSIAVLIRNKFDKRY from the coding sequence ATGAGATATATCGAACACCAAACAGTCGTAAAACGAATGAATGGCAGATTGATTGTAAATAAGGTTTTTAAATCAATATTCTTACTTGCTACGTTACTGGCGTTACTGGCATTGGTTATTTTACTTTACCGTATTGTTTCGCAAGGAGCGGGACATTTGTCAATAGAGTTTTTGACTAACTTTGCTTCTCGGTTCCCTGAGAAGGCGGGGATTAAAGCAGCCTTAGTGGGTTCTCTTTGGTTGATGATGGTAGTTGCTCCAACTTCAATTATTTTAGGAGTCGGATCTGCTATTTATCTTGAAGAATACGCAAAACAAAATCGAATCACTGCGTTTATTCGCATGAACATTTCTAATCTGGCTGGAGTGCCTTCAGTCGTATTCGGTTTATTAGGGCTTACAATATTCGTTCGTGCACTTGCGCTTGGCAATAGTGTACTTGCTGCAGGATTTACAATGAGTTTATTAATTTTACCAGTTATTGTCGTTTCTGCACAAGAAGCGATTCGATCAGTTCCCCGCGAGCTGCGTGATGCATCCTACGGAATGGGTGCCACCAAATGGCAAACAATCGTCAAAATCATTTTACCGGCTGCCATTCCTGGAATTTTAACAGGAAGTATTTTAGCGCTATCACGAGCGATTGGCGAAACTGCGCCATTAATAGTTATTGGTGTTCCAGTCATAATTCAGTTTTTACCTGCAGGTGTCATGGATACATTTACTGCCTTGCCGATGCAAATATATGATTGGTCGAGTCGTCCGCAACAGGAGTTTCAAACAGTTGCAGCAGCGGGAATCATGGTGTTGATGGCTGTCTTATTGTTTATGAATTCGATAGCGGTTCTTATACGAAACAAATTCGATAAACGTTATTAA
- the pstB gene encoding phosphate ABC transporter ATP-binding protein PstB, with protein MTTIITEKPVIETTTIKSAKKAVYETNQLNLWYGTNHALKNIDLEIQENEVTAIIGPSGCGKSTYLKTLNRMVELVPSVKTSGEILYRGRNIFDHDYGVEELRTRVGMVFQKPNPFPKSIYDNIAYGPRIHGIKNKKILDEIVEKSLRGAAIWDEVKDRLNENAYSVSGGQQQRICIARALAIEPDVILMDEPTSALDPISTLKVEELVQELKKDYSIIIVTHNMQQAARISDKTAFFLNGEVIEFDQTDTIFSNPSDKRTEDYISGRFG; from the coding sequence ATGACAACTATTATTACAGAGAAGCCAGTAATTGAAACAACAACTATAAAATCTGCTAAAAAAGCAGTTTATGAAACCAACCAACTTAATCTTTGGTACGGTACGAATCATGCGTTAAAAAATATTGACCTTGAAATTCAAGAAAATGAAGTTACGGCAATTATCGGACCCTCAGGTTGCGGGAAGTCAACGTATTTAAAGACGCTGAATCGGATGGTTGAATTGGTTCCTTCCGTCAAAACCTCTGGAGAAATTCTTTATAGAGGACGCAATATTTTCGATCACGATTATGGCGTAGAAGAGTTGCGTACCCGTGTAGGGATGGTTTTTCAAAAGCCAAATCCATTTCCAAAGTCGATTTATGACAATATCGCATATGGACCACGCATACACGGTATAAAAAACAAGAAAATCCTTGATGAAATTGTAGAGAAAAGTTTACGTGGCGCTGCGATTTGGGATGAAGTAAAAGATCGCTTAAATGAAAATGCATATAGCGTTTCTGGAGGACAGCAACAACGGATTTGTATTGCTCGTGCATTAGCAATAGAGCCCGATGTTATTTTAATGGACGAGCCAACTTCGGCTCTCGATCCGATTTCTACATTAAAAGTAGAAGAACTTGTACAAGAACTGAAAAAAGATTATAGCATTATTATCGTTACACATAATATGCAACAAGCTGCTCGTATTTCCGATAAAACGGCATTTTTCTTAAATGGCGAAGTTATCGAGTTTGATCAAACAGATACAATATTTTCAAACCCATCCGATAAACGTACGGAAGATTATATTTCAGGCAGATTTGGTTAA
- the phoU gene encoding phosphate signaling complex protein PhoU has protein sequence MSVREKFEFELNTAQEELITLSTMAVNALNKSMEALIKQDVDAALEVIEDDKDINQLEEFINDRVILMIAKQSPVATDLRRLIVTIKVASDMERVGDYAVNIAKETIRIGNQELLPQIKQIQQMQKLAVAMLHQVIDAFVEEDIVKAKEIAELDDQVDELYGDVIRKLMQAGGENPGKLGQITQLAFISRYMERSADHATNIAEQLFFLVRGRHYDLNK, from the coding sequence TTGTCAGTACGCGAAAAATTTGAATTCGAATTAAATACTGCTCAAGAAGAATTAATTACTTTAAGCACGATGGCAGTTAATGCGTTAAATAAATCGATGGAAGCATTAATAAAGCAAGATGTGGATGCCGCATTAGAAGTAATAGAAGATGACAAGGATATCAATCAATTAGAAGAGTTTATCAATGACCGTGTTATTTTGATGATAGCGAAACAATCCCCCGTAGCGACAGATTTAAGGCGCTTAATCGTAACGATAAAAGTAGCTTCAGATATGGAACGGGTTGGTGATTATGCGGTTAACATTGCGAAAGAAACGATTCGTATTGGCAACCAAGAATTATTGCCGCAAATAAAGCAGATCCAGCAAATGCAAAAGCTGGCTGTTGCGATGTTGCACCAAGTGATTGACGCTTTTGTAGAAGAGGATATAGTCAAAGCAAAAGAAATTGCAGAACTCGACGATCAAGTTGATGAGCTATACGGCGACGTTATTCGGAAATTGATGCAAGCAGGTGGAGAAAATCCAGGAAAGCTTGGTCAAATTACACAATTGGCTTTTATCAGTCGCTATATGGAACGATCGGCTGATCACGCGACGAATATCGCTGAACAATTGTTCTTCCTCGTACGCGGCCGCCATTATGATTTAAACAAATAA
- the rpmG gene encoding 50S ribosomal protein L33, whose amino-acid sequence MRVNITLACTECSERNYSTVKNKRNNPERLEMKKYCSREKKMTVHRETK is encoded by the coding sequence ATGCGTGTTAACATCACTTTAGCTTGTACAGAATGTAGCGAACGTAACTACAGCACTGTTAAAAATAAGCGCAACAACCCTGAGCGTCTTGAAATGAAAAAATATTGCTCACGTGAAAAGAAAATGACAGTACACCGTGAAACGAAGTAA
- a CDS encoding 5-formyltetrahydrofolate cyclo-ligase — MDKKTQRNHVLASLRQMTAEQYSNNSQVIVDQLMKDPAFLSAKTIGLTISAFPEVDTVKLIEKSWSAGKKVVAPKCITSNRTMDFRVFEHFNQLETVYMKLKEPIVAETTSVKPDEIDLLIVPGVVFSTQGFRIGFGGGYYDRFLANYSGQTRSLAFDRQIAMKIPVENHDLPVQGIYTESGFIDLKAVGR; from the coding sequence ATGGATAAAAAAACTCAACGCAATCATGTGCTAGCATCGCTTCGTCAAATGACAGCCGAACAATATAGCAACAATTCGCAAGTGATCGTAGACCAGTTAATGAAAGATCCTGCGTTTTTATCAGCAAAAACCATTGGACTAACAATTTCCGCGTTTCCCGAAGTAGATACAGTAAAGTTAATAGAAAAGAGTTGGTCAGCGGGTAAAAAGGTCGTTGCACCTAAATGCATTACATCAAATCGAACAATGGACTTTCGAGTATTTGAGCATTTCAATCAATTAGAAACTGTTTATATGAAATTGAAAGAACCAATTGTCGCAGAAACAACTTCCGTTAAACCGGATGAAATCGATTTATTGATCGTACCGGGTGTGGTTTTTTCAACACAAGGATTTAGAATTGGATTTGGTGGAGGCTATTATGATCGCTTTTTAGCAAATTACTCAGGTCAAACACGATCATTGGCATTTGATCGGCAAATTGCGATGAAAATTCCAGTCGAAAACCATGATTTACCTGTGCAAGGTATTTATACAGAAAGCGGGTTTATCGATTTAAAGGCGGTAGGTAGATGA
- a CDS encoding YqgQ family protein, translating to MKNLYDVMQLLKRYGTVIYTADYTADLGLMEEEIKELYRLQFITAKEFSTALLILRHQRSEYDKK from the coding sequence ATGAAAAATTTATATGATGTCATGCAATTATTAAAGCGCTATGGCACAGTTATATATACAGCGGATTACACGGCAGATCTTGGTCTGATGGAAGAAGAAATTAAAGAATTGTATCGTTTGCAATTTATAACAGCTAAAGAATTTTCAACTGCTTTGCTGATTTTGCGCCATCAAAGATCCGAATACGATAAAAAATAA
- a CDS encoding LTA synthase family protein — MLKKDWPKHTVLAIAIIATWLKTYIVYKTSFSITIENLLQEFILFINPLSMLLFIYGVSLFFKTNKAKNVYLLSVAVVTSIVLYGNVAFYRFFNDFITLPVLFQTDNFGDLGSSAAASVFWTDLFYFSDVLLILLAIKFIKVKPSKVGAQSVQRKAYYILALAVLFFNLGLAEAERPQLLTRSFDREMLVKNLGMYNYHLYDIYVQSKSQAQRALADGSELVEANSYVRANQIEPSAEMKGIAEGRNLIVVTLESLQSFVINEEMNGQTITPFMNSLTEDEDTIYFENFYHQTGLGKTSDSEFLLENSLYPLSGGAVFFTHSGNTFNSMAESLGNEGYATNVQHANTKSFWNRDIMYESLNIDEFYDVESFEVGEGQAVNWGMKDVPFMEQSVEHMTDMPQPFYSRLLTLTNHHPFTLDEEDKLIGEYDSNSGTLNRYFQTSRYLDESVKVLFDELKEQGLYENSIIVMYGDHYGISENHNVAMSQYLGEEVTPFTSAELQKVPFFVHIPGYGKGYVEDEVGGQIDMRPTIMNLLNIDTSKDIQFGGDLFSEEHEEFVIFRDGRFVTDEVVYAGNVCYDKETGEPTEQELCAPLIEQSLTELEYSESIINGDLLRFYDEEDGQLTTIPDVELKQ, encoded by the coding sequence ATGTTAAAAAAAGATTGGCCAAAACATACAGTCCTGGCAATTGCCATCATCGCCACTTGGCTAAAAACATACATCGTTTACAAAACGAGTTTTTCAATAACTATTGAAAACTTGCTACAAGAATTTATCTTGTTTATCAACCCATTGAGCATGCTGTTATTTATTTACGGAGTTTCATTGTTCTTTAAAACTAATAAAGCTAAAAATGTCTATTTATTATCGGTAGCAGTCGTTACGTCAATTGTTTTATACGGAAACGTTGCATTTTATCGATTTTTCAATGACTTTATCACCTTGCCTGTATTGTTCCAAACTGATAACTTTGGAGATTTAGGATCTAGCGCAGCAGCTAGTGTATTTTGGACAGATCTTTTTTACTTTTCAGATGTCCTGCTTATTTTGCTAGCCATTAAATTTATTAAAGTAAAACCGAGTAAAGTAGGAGCTCAATCTGTTCAGCGCAAAGCTTATTATATTTTGGCGTTGGCAGTGCTCTTCTTTAATCTAGGACTTGCAGAAGCAGAACGGCCACAATTATTAACGCGCAGCTTTGATCGTGAAATGTTAGTGAAAAACTTAGGTATGTATAATTATCACTTATACGATATTTACGTTCAGTCGAAATCACAAGCTCAACGTGCATTAGCAGATGGCTCAGAGTTGGTTGAAGCAAATAGTTATGTGCGTGCGAACCAAATTGAACCTTCTGCAGAGATGAAGGGGATTGCTGAAGGACGTAATTTAATCGTCGTAACGCTTGAATCTTTGCAGAGTTTTGTGATCAACGAAGAAATGAATGGACAAACGATAACGCCGTTTATGAACTCGTTAACAGAAGATGAAGACACCATTTATTTTGAAAACTTTTACCATCAAACGGGTTTAGGCAAAACTTCTGATTCAGAATTCTTGCTTGAAAACTCACTTTATCCGCTAAGTGGTGGAGCAGTATTCTTTACACATAGTGGAAACACATTCAACTCGATGGCTGAAAGCCTAGGGAACGAAGGTTATGCTACAAACGTTCAACATGCGAATACGAAGAGCTTTTGGAATCGCGACATCATGTATGAATCGTTAAATATTGACGAATTTTATGATGTGGAAAGTTTTGAAGTCGGTGAAGGTCAAGCGGTCAACTGGGGCATGAAAGATGTTCCATTTATGGAACAGTCTGTTGAGCACATGACTGACATGCCACAACCTTTTTATAGTCGCTTATTAACATTAACAAATCATCATCCATTCACATTGGATGAAGAAGATAAATTAATCGGTGAATACGATTCAAATTCAGGAACCTTAAATCGTTATTTCCAAACATCACGTTATTTAGATGAGTCGGTGAAAGTTCTTTTCGATGAGTTAAAAGAACAAGGACTATATGAAAACTCAATTATTGTGATGTACGGTGACCATTACGGGATTTCTGAAAATCACAACGTGGCCATGTCGCAATATTTAGGTGAAGAAGTAACACCATTTACATCCGCAGAATTGCAGAAAGTTCCTTTCTTTGTTCACATTCCAGGTTACGGTAAAGGATATGTGGAAGATGAAGTAGGTGGTCAAATCGACATGCGTCCAACGATTATGAACTTGCTAAACATTGATACGTCAAAAGATATTCAGTTTGGTGGAGATTTGTTCTCGGAAGAACATGAAGAATTTGTGATTTTCCGTGACGGACGTTTTGTTACTGACGAAGTAGTATATGCAGGAAATGTTTGTTATGACAAAGAAACGGGTGAACCGACTGAACAAGAGTTGTGTGCACCGCTCATTGAGCAGTCGTTAACCGAACTTGAATATTCTGAGTCGATTATTAACGGAGATTTATTGCGTTTTTACGACGAAGAAGATGGTCAGTTAACTACAATTCCTGATGTTGAATTAAAACAATAA
- a CDS encoding DUF2759 domain-containing protein, which translates to MSWMLVVIFGLIAILAAIGTVQTLKNKEVLGFLFNFGTFVIFGGFAIATLITQGYPPSLH; encoded by the coding sequence ATGAGTTGGATGTTAGTAGTTATTTTTGGACTTATTGCAATTCTTGCAGCAATCGGCACTGTACAAACGCTTAAAAACAAAGAAGTTCTAGGTTTCCTTTTTAACTTCGGAACTTTTGTGATTTTTGGCGGGTTTGCGATCGCAACACTTATCACACAAGGTTATCCACCAAGCCTACATTAA
- a CDS encoding MBL fold metallo-hydrolase, with product MLKINQLELGPIQTNCYIISDDQKNCLIFDPGEESAKIEAVLKKKGLTPIAILLTHAHFDHIGAVDDIRERYSIPVYLHHLEKDWLSRPNLNGSGKYAAMPDYRLKDADVLLTDEKILEIGSFKMDIFHTPGHSPGSVSYSFGNEGFAIVGDVIFRGSIGRTDLIDGSEKRLLQSIEESILPLPEHMILYPGHGPETTPEQELASNPFLKVFKQ from the coding sequence ATGTTGAAAATCAATCAATTAGAGTTAGGTCCGATTCAAACAAATTGTTACATCATTTCCGATGATCAAAAAAATTGTCTAATTTTTGATCCGGGCGAAGAAAGTGCGAAGATAGAAGCGGTATTGAAAAAGAAAGGCTTAACACCGATTGCAATTTTATTAACGCATGCGCATTTTGACCATATAGGTGCTGTAGATGACATAAGAGAGCGCTATTCGATACCGGTTTATTTGCATCATTTAGAAAAAGATTGGTTAAGTCGTCCAAACTTAAACGGTTCTGGAAAATATGCAGCAATGCCAGATTATCGGTTGAAAGATGCAGACGTCCTATTAACAGACGAAAAAATCTTAGAGATTGGATCTTTTAAGATGGACATTTTCCATACCCCAGGACATTCCCCAGGAAGCGTGAGTTACTCGTTTGGCAATGAAGGGTTTGCGATTGTTGGGGATGTTATTTTCCGGGGAAGTATCGGTCGTACAGATTTGATCGACGGCTCTGAGAAAAGGCTCCTACAGTCTATAGAAGAGTCGATATTGCCGCTTCCAGAGCATATGATTCTGTATCCAGGACATGGCCCAGAAACAACTCCAGAGCAAGAATTAGCTAGCAATCCGTTCTTAAAGGTCTTCAAACAATAA
- a CDS encoding DUF2626 domain-containing protein — MNNMFKLMGWWTGIFAVLFYVGDMVEVSLLMVANTGIFVLLGFLNISERMYMYIFAAYLTVFFVGFTYYSTFIHVPGAGH; from the coding sequence ATGAATAATATGTTCAAATTAATGGGATGGTGGACTGGAATATTTGCAGTTCTCTTTTATGTAGGCGATATGGTTGAAGTATCATTGCTAATGGTAGCAAATACCGGTATTTTTGTTCTTCTTGGATTTTTAAATATTTCTGAACGCATGTATATGTACATTTTTGCTGCCTACTTGACAGTATTTTTCGTAGGCTTCACTTATTACTCTACGTTCATCCACGTTCCTGGTGCTGGACATTAA